One segment of Leptospirillum ferrooxidans C2-3 DNA contains the following:
- a CDS encoding TolC family protein has protein sequence MKVNAPAKRPPAWVPAVQLKPLLSVGHLTNADLGLLKWRMKSSENSEKTGHSIRGSASLEDPPRKDPFPSRYLTFKKFAFPLFLVFLFLVAGKISVANSTQTPIENSLQQVAPKSKEISVDDAVRIALSQNTSILSLRSTWKAKTFLEETAIAPSDPIIEFLYGEGNQGANTPYGSGTGWSIFQNMLFPGKSWIDKSISKSQASLLHEDYIEKRRNLINQTEKACYTLLLDQERLRENRRLIDWLKRVQEITRIRVVANKAPLLDYLSAKNAVKQAILRRITYNLQFLSDKRQLDTLLNIPLKTVIQIRLPEVPQKPPVHFLPTKDLDLSLDKKRPDVKKLQGSIELGIQQLSRAEMDYLPDFQLQGAEGDIGCYGFSNTNCYSLGVSFNFPIFFSIKQQKKIESLKQTISAKKWLLRWQKSLAVTESLNSQTKTIVAFKTFEINDQEILPDAELAFTLALGAYENQKISFLYLITTLNNFHQSRYNRFKSLINYYNALSDQEAVTASSRFLDD, from the coding sequence ATGAAAGTGAATGCACCCGCAAAAAGGCCCCCTGCTTGGGTTCCAGCCGTTCAACTCAAACCGCTCCTGTCTGTCGGACATCTCACCAATGCGGACTTGGGTCTTTTAAAATGGCGCATGAAATCCTCGGAAAATTCTGAAAAGACAGGGCATTCCATCCGGGGATCAGCCTCTTTGGAGGATCCCCCCCGGAAGGATCCATTCCCAAGCCGCTATCTTACGTTCAAAAAGTTCGCATTCCCGCTTTTCTTGGTTTTTCTGTTTCTTGTGGCCGGAAAAATTTCTGTTGCCAATTCAACACAAACACCAATCGAAAACTCTCTCCAACAGGTCGCCCCGAAGAGCAAGGAAATCTCTGTTGATGACGCGGTCAGGATTGCTCTCTCGCAAAACACTTCCATTTTGTCCCTGCGATCCACATGGAAGGCAAAAACATTTTTAGAAGAAACCGCCATAGCCCCGTCTGACCCCATCATCGAATTTCTTTACGGCGAGGGTAACCAGGGGGCCAACACCCCTTATGGTTCTGGAACCGGCTGGTCCATTTTCCAAAACATGCTCTTTCCAGGAAAATCATGGATCGACAAAAGCATATCGAAGTCTCAAGCATCTCTTCTCCATGAAGACTATATTGAAAAGCGCAGAAACCTCATCAATCAGACTGAAAAAGCCTGCTACACGCTTCTGCTGGATCAGGAAAGGCTTCGGGAAAATCGCCGGCTCATTGACTGGCTCAAACGTGTCCAGGAAATAACCAGGATAAGGGTTGTGGCCAATAAGGCACCCCTCCTCGATTATCTGAGTGCCAAAAATGCTGTCAAACAGGCAATATTGAGACGTATCACCTATAATCTTCAATTCTTGTCCGACAAACGTCAGCTTGATACTCTTCTCAATATTCCACTCAAAACCGTTATTCAGATACGATTGCCCGAAGTCCCCCAAAAACCTCCTGTCCATTTTTTACCGACCAAGGACCTTGACCTTTCCCTCGACAAAAAACGGCCTGACGTCAAAAAGCTTCAGGGATCTATCGAACTGGGCATCCAACAGCTTTCCAGGGCAGAGATGGACTATCTTCCTGACTTTCAGCTCCAGGGAGCTGAAGGTGACATCGGGTGTTATGGTTTTTCCAACACAAACTGTTACTCACTGGGCGTGAGTTTTAACTTTCCGATTTTTTTCTCTATCAAACAACAAAAAAAAATTGAATCTCTCAAGCAGACCATTTCCGCAAAAAAATGGCTTCTTCGCTGGCAAAAGTCCTTAGCTGTAACAGAATCTCTCAACTCCCAGACCAAAACAATCGTCGCCTTCAAAACCTTTGAAATAAACGATCAGGAGATCCTTCCAGATGCGGAACTGGCCTTTACACTGGCTCTTGGTGCGTATGAAAACCAAAAAATCAGTTTTTTATACCTCATTACAACACTCAATAACTTTCATCAGTCCAGGTATAACCGCTTCAAAAGTCTGATCAACTACTACAACGCCCTCTCAGATCAGGAAGCCGTAACAGCAAGCTCCCGATTCCTTGACGACTAG